Proteins from a genomic interval of Candidatus Flexicrinis proximus:
- a CDS encoding DsbA family protein: MTDSSAEPTLTTLPDSISADLPSVDDVAPSISPIMADFPLNVDTTQAPSASAAGTSRPQGGAVQTAIVAAVFLIIGLMGGAIVFGNRGPSTAELETLVRSLVAEEVARVGGGDSSASASLVDNDPSFGPEDAPITIVEFSDFYCGFCTRFATETLPLLQEQYGEQIRFVYRDLPIIGGQVSFDAAIAGNCAYDQGKFWEFHNLIFANNGARDRDTFIAFSGELGMDPEAFAVCLDDTAKQEEVTLDYLDGQALGIQGTPAFFINGRSVSGAQPFNTFALVIDAELKKKGLTPPERIEVPAT, translated from the coding sequence GTGACCGACAGTTCTGCCGAACCGACCCTTACAACGCTCCCCGACAGTATTTCAGCCGACCTTCCCTCGGTCGATGATGTTGCCCCTTCGATTTCGCCGATTATGGCTGATTTTCCGCTCAACGTGGACACAACTCAGGCTCCCAGCGCATCAGCCGCGGGAACATCCCGGCCACAGGGCGGCGCCGTGCAGACGGCGATTGTCGCCGCGGTGTTCCTGATAATCGGCCTGATGGGCGGAGCGATCGTCTTTGGAAACCGCGGGCCATCGACGGCCGAGCTGGAGACGCTGGTGCGCTCGCTGGTGGCGGAAGAAGTGGCACGGGTGGGAGGCGGGGACTCGTCCGCAAGCGCGTCCTTGGTCGACAACGATCCCAGCTTCGGCCCGGAAGACGCCCCGATCACGATTGTCGAGTTCAGCGACTTCTACTGCGGATTCTGCACCCGCTTCGCGACGGAAACGCTGCCGCTGCTGCAAGAGCAGTACGGCGAGCAGATCCGGTTCGTGTATCGCGATCTGCCGATCATCGGAGGCCAGGTCAGCTTCGATGCCGCGATTGCCGGCAACTGCGCCTACGACCAGGGCAAGTTCTGGGAATTCCACAATCTCATTTTCGCCAACAACGGCGCGCGCGACCGCGATACGTTTATCGCGTTTTCCGGAGAACTGGGTATGGATCCCGAGGCGTTCGCGGTCTGCCTGGACGACACCGCTAAGCAGGAAGAAGTCACGTTGGATTACCTTGACGGTCAGGCGCTGGGCATACAGGGAACGCCGGCGTTCTTCATTAACGGCCGATCGGTGAGCGGCGCGCAACCGTTCAACACGTTCGCGCTGGTGATCGACGCCGAACTCAAGAAGAAGGGTCTGACCCCGCCGGAACGCATCGAGGTTCCGGCCACTTAG
- a CDS encoding Rieske 2Fe-2S domain-containing protein, with protein MPQPLDLTDYTPATNLASAETMPARWYTDPTFLEHEKERIFWKTWQPVGRLEMVARPGDYFACEVVGEPLVVTRTTEGELRAFYNVCRHRGATVANGKGNRKTLQCMYHGWTYDLDGKLVRAPEFEGVENWTHADVCLPPVKVEAWGPFVFVNLDPAATPMNQTAYGEIMAEMNKSGLNIAPMRMFERRDYLIDCNWKVYVDNYLEGYHVPIAHPGLYRELDYEQYRVDTFGEYSSQYAPIRPAKEGQIQGRDRRYIRTDDEGQALYYWIFPNVMLNIYPDNMSINIILPVGHDKTLTIFEWYFEGPGTGAGWESMQQTIAFSDEIQQEDIVICEIVQRGLTSRSYDRGRFSVKRENGVHHFQSLIHNYLTR; from the coding sequence ATGCCCCAGCCGCTGGACCTCACCGACTACACCCCCGCGACCAACCTGGCCAGCGCCGAGACCATGCCCGCGCGCTGGTACACCGATCCCACCTTCCTTGAACATGAAAAAGAGCGGATCTTCTGGAAGACCTGGCAGCCGGTCGGGCGTCTCGAAATGGTCGCCCGCCCCGGAGACTACTTCGCCTGCGAAGTGGTCGGTGAGCCATTGGTCGTGACGCGCACGACCGAAGGCGAACTTCGGGCATTCTATAACGTGTGCCGGCATCGCGGCGCGACGGTCGCCAATGGCAAAGGCAACCGCAAGACCCTCCAGTGTATGTACCACGGCTGGACCTACGACCTGGACGGGAAACTGGTCCGCGCCCCTGAATTCGAGGGCGTGGAAAACTGGACGCACGCCGACGTGTGCCTGCCGCCGGTGAAAGTCGAGGCGTGGGGGCCGTTTGTCTTCGTTAATCTCGACCCTGCGGCGACACCGATGAACCAAACTGCCTACGGCGAAATCATGGCCGAGATGAACAAGTCCGGCCTGAATATCGCGCCGATGCGCATGTTCGAACGCCGCGATTACCTGATCGACTGCAACTGGAAGGTCTATGTCGACAACTATTTGGAAGGGTATCACGTCCCGATCGCTCATCCCGGCTTATACCGGGAACTGGACTACGAGCAGTACCGGGTCGACACCTTCGGCGAATACTCCTCGCAGTACGCGCCGATCCGGCCCGCCAAAGAAGGCCAGATCCAGGGCCGTGACCGGCGCTATATCCGCACCGATGACGAGGGGCAGGCGCTCTACTACTGGATCTTCCCGAATGTGATGCTCAATATCTACCCGGATAACATGAGCATCAACATCATCCTGCCTGTCGGCCACGACAAGACACTGACCATCTTCGAATGGTATTTCGAAGGCCCCGGAACCGGGGCAGGCTGGGAGTCGATGCAGCAGACCATCGCCTTTAGCGACGAAATCCAGCAGGAAGACATCGTCATCTGCGAGATCGTTCAGCGCGGCCTGACCTCGCGTTCCTACGACCGTGGCCGCTTCAGCGTCAAGCGCGAGAACGGCGTGCACCACTTTCAGTCGCTCATCCACAACTATCTGACCCGCTGA
- a CDS encoding alpha/beta hydrolase, protein MKTNGITLHVAAAGPEDGQLVILLHGFPEFWYGWRHQIPALAAAGYRVVAPDQRGYNESDKPAGIRNYATPEEVADVVGLIQAFGREKAVVIGHDFGANVAWWTALTHPHMVEKLGILNVPHPKVFFETLRRSPRQLLKSWYIFGIQIPRLPEASLSRNNFAGMLRAFTQSAKPDTFTSDDLEKYREAWRREGALTAMLNWYRAAMRHQPPNPASWRLAMPALMIWGANDIALSASMAQPSIDQCDNGRLVIIDDATHWVQHDASERVNALLLEFLAQR, encoded by the coding sequence ATCAAGACCAATGGAATCACCCTGCATGTTGCCGCGGCCGGCCCAGAAGACGGGCAGCTCGTGATCTTGCTGCACGGCTTCCCGGAGTTCTGGTACGGGTGGCGCCATCAGATACCGGCGCTCGCCGCGGCGGGGTACCGCGTGGTTGCGCCCGATCAGCGCGGCTACAACGAAAGCGACAAACCGGCAGGCATCAGGAACTATGCCACGCCTGAAGAGGTCGCAGATGTGGTCGGGCTGATTCAAGCGTTTGGCCGTGAAAAAGCTGTCGTGATCGGCCATGACTTCGGGGCAAATGTGGCCTGGTGGACTGCGCTGACCCATCCGCACATGGTCGAAAAACTGGGCATCTTGAACGTGCCCCATCCCAAGGTCTTCTTCGAGACCCTGCGGAGAAGCCCTCGCCAGCTTCTCAAGAGCTGGTACATCTTCGGCATCCAGATCCCGCGACTTCCGGAAGCGTCCTTAAGCCGGAACAACTTTGCCGGCATGCTGCGCGCCTTCACGCAAAGCGCAAAACCCGACACCTTCACCAGCGACGATCTTGAAAAGTACCGCGAAGCCTGGCGTCGCGAAGGTGCCTTGACCGCCATGCTCAACTGGTACCGCGCGGCCATGCGCCATCAGCCGCCGAATCCGGCAAGCTGGCGGCTGGCGATGCCGGCGCTCATGATCTGGGGCGCCAACGATATCGCGCTCAGCGCGTCGATGGCCCAGCCCAGCATCGACCAGTGCGATAATGGCCGGCTTGTCATCATCGACGATGCCACCCATTGGGTGCAGCACGATGCCTCCGAACGGGTCAATGCGCTGTTGCTGGAATTTCTCGCCCAGCGCTAA
- a CDS encoding ATP-binding protein, translated as MDELDKWFPRDASGRPILDAPDARLGVVVGGSLSKGLVVRLDGHQSVEDLAVGRYVVIHGQRRRFFCIITDVALQNANPAIQNDPPDVSDPFLREVYIGTAAFGTVNAAPMLMIDEDGRPKPVKTIPGHFMPVINATDTDVNDVFGQEDATHFNVGSPLELDDTQVNLDLKRLVERSIGVFGKSGTGKTFLSRVLLAGLMYRREEVKAVNLVFDMHTEYGWAGTNEGAGGAAKGLKQLFTEHVVILTLDEASSRRRNAKYDAAVKISYADILPEDIVLLKGSMNVTDAMIDAAFTLHKRWGDEWVLRLIQAEKEDFDEITETTPLQEGTLQGLKRRLERFERWGFLTSQRVDDSVKQIIHLLADQRKSVILEFGQYGNSVDAYILVANYITRRIHEHYVERIERALGDEALEPPQLLITIEEAHKFLDPLIADQTIFGIIARELRKYKVTLLIVDQRPSGIDEEVMSQVGTRITALLDNERDIAAVLNGVSGANNIREVLARLDTKQQAIIMGHAVPMPVVIKSRLYDEAFYQAVTTGTVPSKVTQDRLSTGAKRRL; from the coding sequence ATGGACGAACTCGACAAGTGGTTTCCCCGTGACGCGTCCGGCCGGCCCATTCTGGACGCGCCCGATGCGCGGCTGGGTGTGGTGGTTGGCGGCTCACTGAGCAAGGGACTGGTCGTGCGCCTCGATGGTCACCAGTCGGTCGAGGATTTGGCCGTCGGGCGCTACGTCGTCATCCACGGCCAGCGCCGCCGTTTCTTCTGCATCATTACCGATGTCGCCTTACAAAACGCGAATCCGGCCATCCAGAACGACCCCCCTGACGTCAGCGATCCGTTCCTGCGCGAAGTCTATATCGGCACGGCGGCCTTCGGCACGGTCAACGCCGCTCCGATGCTGATGATAGACGAGGATGGTCGGCCCAAGCCGGTGAAGACTATCCCCGGCCACTTCATGCCGGTCATCAACGCGACCGATACCGACGTCAACGATGTCTTCGGACAGGAAGACGCCACCCACTTCAACGTGGGCTCCCCGCTCGAGCTGGACGATACTCAGGTTAATCTCGACCTGAAGCGCCTTGTTGAGCGCAGTATCGGTGTCTTCGGCAAATCCGGCACCGGCAAAACCTTTCTCTCGCGCGTGCTGCTCGCCGGCCTGATGTACCGCCGCGAAGAGGTCAAAGCCGTTAACCTGGTCTTTGACATGCACACCGAATATGGCTGGGCCGGGACTAACGAAGGGGCAGGCGGGGCCGCCAAGGGGCTCAAGCAGTTGTTCACCGAGCATGTCGTGATCCTGACCCTCGACGAAGCCTCCTCACGCCGCCGCAACGCCAAATACGACGCTGCCGTCAAAATCAGCTATGCCGACATCCTGCCGGAAGACATCGTGCTGCTCAAAGGCTCGATGAACGTGACCGATGCCATGATCGACGCCGCCTTCACGCTGCACAAGCGCTGGGGCGACGAGTGGGTTCTGCGCTTGATCCAGGCTGAAAAAGAGGACTTTGACGAGATCACAGAAACCACGCCGCTCCAGGAAGGGACGCTCCAGGGCTTGAAGCGCCGCCTGGAACGCTTCGAGCGCTGGGGCTTTCTCACCTCGCAGCGCGTGGACGACAGCGTCAAACAGATCATCCACCTGCTGGCAGACCAGCGCAAATCGGTGATCCTGGAGTTCGGCCAGTACGGTAACTCGGTCGACGCCTATATCCTCGTCGCGAACTACATCACGCGCCGGATCCATGAACACTACGTCGAGCGCATCGAACGCGCGTTGGGGGATGAGGCACTCGAACCTCCGCAGTTGCTCATCACCATCGAGGAAGCCCACAAGTTCCTCGACCCCTTGATTGCCGATCAGACCATCTTCGGCATCATCGCCCGCGAACTGCGCAAGTATAAGGTGACGCTGCTGATTGTCGATCAACGGCCCAGCGGCATCGACGAGGAAGTCATGAGTCAGGTCGGCACCCGCATTACGGCGCTGCTCGACAATGAGCGCGACATCGCCGCCGTCTTGAACGGTGTCAGCGGAGCCAACAATATCCGCGAGGTCCTTGCGCGTCTGGACACCAAACAGCAGGCGATCATCATGGGGCACGCCGTCCCGATGCCGGTCGTCATCAAGTCGCGTCTGTATGACGAAGCGTTCTATCAGGCCGTCACGACTGGGACTGTACCCAGTAAAGTAACGCAGGACAGGCTGAGTACCGGAGCGAAAAGGCGGCTGTAA
- a CDS encoding transglycosylase domain-containing protein, translated as MIGLLLTVGVLGAAFWVWLTSDLPSIGALQAGLALPSIRIFDRHGTLLYEILPPEQGRNTPIALEDIPRQCVNAVIATEDANFYAHPGVDPIGIIRALWINILGGEVLAGGSTITQQVARLTLLNPRGLPERTFKRKLQEAVLALRLETAYSKDQVLEIYLNQSYFGSLAYGIEAAARTYFGKSAPELSVSECTLLAGLLQAPALYDPLVNPQAAAARQAVVARLMTENGYLTPVQAETILRDPLNYAAVPFPIEAPHFVMSVWAQLEQSYPDALYRDGLDVVTTLDLDWQHAAEQTTRSQLARLNDPENPDRPPADANNAALVALDPRTGEVLALLGSPDYFDKSISGAVNAALALRQPGSALKPFTYAAAFNPARPDAWSPATVVLDVATAFTTRKGELYTPANYGFAEHGPVSARVALASSLNIPAVMALQTVGVRTMVDLSARAGMTSLAGNTDLDLAVTLGGGEVRLLDLVSAYAVFPRGGTPVSPTLIQSVTVRGGQVLYQWQPPEAGVNLIDPRVAWLITDILADNDARSLGFGAQSLLNIGRPAASKTGTTTDFRDNWVVGYTPSLVVGVWVGNADNRPMVNATGITGAAPIWHHFMREVLNGVPEEPFGAPPADLLSIEVCTLSGLLPSPICPQTRREWFIPGTEPTSVDASWHLLEIDSRTRQLADASTPDDAVTTELFVVLPAEAERWARGAGLNLLPPEFAGAIESADNTKNLAALRVIAPNPGAVFQVSASMPRVNQRLRLEAAAPTDVALVRLLLNGEIVSEFDHGPFAVFWELEPGSYEIVAQAVGADGTITVSDPINFRVLDVGERP; from the coding sequence TTGATCGGGCTTCTCTTGACCGTTGGCGTTCTCGGCGCGGCGTTCTGGGTGTGGCTGACTTCGGACTTGCCGTCAATCGGCGCGCTTCAGGCGGGATTGGCCCTGCCTTCTATCCGCATCTTTGACCGCCACGGCACGCTTCTCTACGAAATCCTGCCGCCGGAGCAGGGGAGAAACACGCCAATTGCGCTGGAGGACATCCCTCGCCAGTGTGTGAACGCCGTGATCGCCACTGAGGACGCTAATTTCTATGCGCATCCCGGCGTCGATCCCATCGGCATAATCCGCGCCCTGTGGATCAACATTCTGGGTGGCGAAGTCCTGGCTGGCGGCAGCACAATCACCCAGCAGGTTGCCAGGCTGACTCTGCTCAATCCTCGCGGACTGCCAGAGCGCACCTTTAAGCGCAAACTGCAGGAGGCCGTACTCGCCTTACGGCTGGAGACCGCCTACAGCAAGGATCAAGTCCTTGAGATTTACCTGAACCAGTCGTATTTCGGCAGCCTCGCCTACGGCATCGAGGCGGCGGCGCGCACCTATTTTGGCAAGTCGGCGCCGGAACTCTCGGTCAGCGAATGCACGCTCCTTGCGGGTCTTCTGCAGGCGCCGGCACTCTATGACCCGCTGGTTAACCCCCAGGCTGCTGCTGCGCGGCAGGCCGTCGTGGCCCGGCTGATGACCGAAAACGGCTATCTCACCCCGGTTCAGGCCGAGACCATTCTGCGCGATCCGCTCAATTATGCCGCCGTCCCATTCCCGATTGAAGCGCCGCACTTCGTCATGAGCGTCTGGGCGCAGCTGGAACAGTCCTATCCCGATGCGCTGTATCGCGACGGCCTGGACGTCGTTACAACGCTCGACCTCGACTGGCAGCACGCCGCTGAGCAGACAACACGCAGTCAACTCGCCCGGCTGAACGATCCCGAAAACCCTGATCGCCCTCCGGCCGACGCGAACAACGCCGCGCTGGTCGCCCTCGACCCGCGTACGGGCGAGGTGCTGGCCCTGCTTGGCAGCCCGGATTACTTCGACAAATCGATCAGCGGCGCCGTTAACGCCGCGCTGGCGCTGCGCCAGCCTGGGAGCGCGCTGAAACCATTTACCTACGCCGCCGCGTTCAACCCGGCGCGCCCGGACGCCTGGTCGCCAGCCACCGTCGTGCTCGACGTCGCGACCGCTTTTACGACGCGCAAAGGCGAACTCTATACGCCTGCCAATTACGGCTTCGCGGAACACGGACCGGTAAGCGCCCGTGTAGCCCTGGCTTCGTCGCTCAACATCCCGGCCGTGATGGCACTCCAAACCGTGGGCGTCCGGACAATGGTCGATCTTTCAGCACGCGCGGGGATGACCTCCCTGGCCGGGAACACCGACCTCGACCTGGCGGTCACCCTGGGGGGCGGCGAAGTCCGCCTGCTCGATCTGGTGTCGGCTTATGCCGTCTTTCCCCGCGGCGGAACTCCGGTCAGCCCGACGCTGATCCAGAGCGTTACGGTCCGTGGCGGCCAAGTGCTCTATCAGTGGCAGCCGCCTGAGGCCGGTGTGAACCTGATTGATCCCCGCGTGGCCTGGCTCATCACCGACATCCTCGCCGACAACGACGCGCGGTCCCTGGGATTTGGTGCGCAGAGTCTGCTCAATATCGGCCGGCCTGCTGCCTCCAAGACCGGGACCACCACCGATTTCCGCGACAACTGGGTGGTGGGCTATACGCCATCGCTGGTGGTCGGAGTATGGGTGGGCAACGCCGACAACCGGCCCATGGTCAACGCGACCGGAATCACCGGCGCGGCGCCGATCTGGCACCACTTTATGCGCGAGGTCTTGAACGGTGTGCCGGAAGAACCGTTTGGCGCGCCTCCCGCAGACCTGCTCAGCATCGAAGTCTGCACGCTGTCCGGCCTGCTGCCTTCGCCAATTTGTCCTCAGACCCGGCGCGAGTGGTTTATCCCCGGTACCGAGCCAACATCTGTCGACGCCTCCTGGCATCTGCTTGAGATCGACTCGCGGACCCGCCAGCTTGCCGATGCCTCGACCCCGGACGACGCGGTGACCACTGAGCTGTTTGTTGTCCTGCCCGCAGAGGCTGAACGCTGGGCGCGTGGTGCCGGTCTTAACCTGCTGCCACCTGAATTTGCCGGCGCGATTGAGTCGGCTGACAATACCAAGAACCTCGCTGCGCTTCGCGTGATCGCGCCTAATCCTGGTGCCGTGTTCCAGGTTTCGGCGTCAATGCCGCGCGTTAACCAGCGGCTCCGGCTGGAGGCCGCCGCGCCGACTGACGTGGCCTTGGTGCGGCTGCTCCTGAACGGCGAGATCGTATCCGAATTTGACCACGGGCCATTTGCTGTGTTCTGGGAACTGGAACCGGGGAGTTACGAGATCGTCGCGCAGGCCGTTGGCGCGGATGGGACGATAACCGTCAGCGATCCCATAAACTTCCGGGTTCTGGACGTTGGCGAGCGTCCGTAA
- a CDS encoding HlyC/CorC family transporter encodes MNPLLSLGAAAPALAPVTSGDGATGSVGGIVFYISIALTVSFTCSLLEAVLLTSSNSTIEVLAQQGSRAGQLMRKHKQRLELTISAILTLNTFAHTIGAAGAGAEAVGVFGNEFFGLVSFILTALILIVSEILPKTLGATYWRQLLPFAGYTLQGMIWSMYPILIGIQWFARLFGREESEPTVTRDELAVLAEQSKTEGGIAESENRVLKNLLRLGDLQIYDIMTPRSVMFALPGKTTVAEVITRNKVLPYSRIPVYTDDLDDINGYVLRSEILAHVARDADHITLESVKRPIHSIPEALSVDRALDKFVAEGQHIFLVIDEYSGTAGIITLEDALESLLGAEIMDETDTSRDMRVLAIERSRAKLAAMGLEPVTPEPDSEEDDEPTPPAAE; translated from the coding sequence ATGAACCCATTATTGAGTCTCGGCGCGGCGGCGCCGGCGCTAGCGCCTGTGACGTCGGGTGATGGTGCGACGGGTAGCGTCGGTGGCATTGTCTTCTATATTTCGATTGCCTTGACTGTTTCGTTTACGTGTTCGCTCCTGGAAGCCGTTCTTCTCACATCCTCGAATTCCACGATTGAAGTGCTCGCCCAGCAGGGTAGCCGCGCTGGCCAGCTCATGCGCAAGCACAAACAGCGCTTGGAACTGACCATCAGCGCGATCCTCACGCTGAACACCTTCGCCCATACGATTGGTGCAGCCGGCGCGGGTGCGGAAGCCGTCGGCGTCTTTGGCAACGAGTTCTTTGGTCTGGTTTCGTTTATCCTTACGGCGCTCATCCTGATCGTGTCGGAAATCCTGCCCAAGACACTCGGCGCGACCTACTGGCGCCAGCTCCTGCCCTTCGCGGGCTATACCCTGCAGGGCATGATCTGGTCCATGTACCCGATACTGATCGGTATACAGTGGTTCGCCCGTCTTTTTGGACGGGAGGAGTCCGAACCTACCGTGACGCGGGATGAACTGGCCGTCCTTGCCGAGCAGAGCAAGACTGAGGGCGGAATCGCCGAGAGTGAAAATCGCGTGCTGAAGAACCTTCTCCGCTTGGGCGATCTTCAAATCTACGACATCATGACGCCGCGTTCGGTCATGTTCGCGCTTCCCGGAAAGACCACCGTTGCCGAGGTCATCACCCGCAACAAGGTCCTTCCATACAGCCGCATTCCGGTCTACACGGATGATCTGGACGACATAAACGGCTATGTGTTGCGCTCAGAAATCCTGGCGCATGTGGCTCGCGATGCCGACCATATCACGCTTGAATCGGTCAAGCGTCCAATCCATAGCATACCGGAGGCCCTTAGCGTTGACCGCGCGTTGGACAAGTTCGTCGCCGAGGGCCAGCACATTTTCCTCGTAATTGACGAATACAGCGGGACTGCCGGTATCATCACGCTGGAAGACGCACTCGAGTCCCTGCTCGGGGCTGAAATTATGGACGAAACCGATACCAGCCGTGATATGCGCGTGCTTGCGATTGAACGCTCACGCGCCAAACTCGCGGCGATGGGACTTGAACCAGTCACGCCTGAACCAGATAGTGAGGAAGATGATGAGCCAACCCCCCCGGCAGCAGAATGA
- a CDS encoding Uma2 family endonuclease — protein MDDYTLISRPRALVPPTRPITFDEFLRDFDGHRAEWLPDGKVEILSEESVIAVQLRMDLSELLGVYLAATNWGYLFASFMQRTADNLPVRNADLLILARSNLERIMHSCLNGPANIAIEIVSPESTVRDYGMKFREYELGKVPEYWMFDPDRQNAAIYELSATGVYHCRPTDSQGRLTSGVLHPFAIDPARLWANAPLTNADNLILVAEMLGVPVESLLR, from the coding sequence ATGGACGACTACACGCTCATCAGCCGACCGCGCGCGCTGGTCCCACCGACCCGACCGATCACGTTCGACGAGTTCCTCAGGGACTTTGACGGCCACCGCGCGGAGTGGCTCCCGGACGGCAAAGTCGAAATCCTGTCGGAAGAGAGTGTGATTGCCGTTCAACTTCGCATGGATCTGTCCGAGCTGCTCGGCGTGTATCTGGCGGCGACCAACTGGGGCTACCTGTTCGCCAGCTTCATGCAGCGGACGGCCGACAATCTTCCCGTGCGCAATGCGGATCTGCTGATCCTGGCCCGCAGCAACCTCGAACGCATTATGCACAGCTGCCTGAACGGGCCTGCCAACATCGCCATAGAGATCGTCTCTCCTGAAAGCACAGTGCGCGACTACGGGATGAAATTCCGCGAATACGAACTGGGGAAGGTGCCGGAATACTGGATGTTTGACCCGGATCGCCAAAATGCGGCCATTTATGAACTCAGCGCCACCGGCGTGTATCACTGTCGGCCGACCGACTCCCAGGGACGTCTGACGTCCGGCGTGCTTCATCCGTTTGCCATCGATCCTGCCCGGCTTTGGGCGAACGCGCCACTGACCAACGCGGACAACCTGATTTTAGTTGCCGAGATGCTCGGCGTGCCGGTCGAATCGCTGCTCAGGTGA